One Qiania dongpingensis genomic window carries:
- the aroF gene encoding 3-deoxy-7-phosphoheptulonate synthase, with product MIIIMKPGVTRGNVDHIVEMIESKGLTAHLSQGSQVTIIGVVGDKTKLAHSNIEIAPGVDRIVPVTESYKLTNKKFHPEDSTITVGNVSIGPGTLTIMAGPCAVESADQVMETAMAVKKAGASMLRGGAYKPRTSPYSFQGLEETGLQYMKDAGEAADLRTICEVTSIHALEIAVKYVDMIQIGARNMQNFELLKEVGKTGIPVMLKRGLSATVDEWLNAAEYIVAEGNANVVLCERGIRTFEKATRNTLDLSAVPVLKAKTHLPVIVDPSHATGVRAYVAPLSKAAIAAGADGLMIEVHPCPECALSDGPQSLTFEDFEQLCDNLDPYAKLAGRMFR from the coding sequence ATGATCATCATTATGAAACCCGGCGTTACCCGAGGAAATGTGGATCACATTGTGGAAATGATCGAATCCAAAGGACTGACCGCTCATCTTTCTCAGGGCTCCCAGGTAACCATCATCGGCGTAGTGGGCGACAAGACTAAGCTGGCCCATTCCAATATAGAAATTGCTCCCGGCGTGGACAGGATCGTGCCGGTCACCGAAAGCTATAAGCTGACAAATAAAAAATTTCATCCCGAAGATTCCACCATCACCGTTGGAAACGTATCCATTGGCCCGGGAACTCTGACCATCATGGCAGGCCCCTGTGCCGTGGAAAGCGCGGACCAGGTCATGGAAACGGCCATGGCTGTGAAAAAAGCCGGCGCTTCCATGCTGCGGGGAGGCGCTTACAAGCCCCGTACCTCTCCCTACTCCTTCCAGGGACTGGAGGAGACAGGCCTTCAATATATGAAGGATGCCGGAGAAGCCGCAGATCTGCGGACCATCTGCGAAGTGACCAGTATCCATGCCCTGGAGATCGCCGTTAAATATGTGGACATGATACAGATCGGCGCCAGGAACATGCAGAATTTTGAACTGTTAAAAGAAGTCGGCAAGACCGGCATTCCGGTAATGCTTAAACGCGGCCTCTCCGCCACCGTCGACGAATGGCTGAACGCCGCCGAATACATAGTAGCCGAAGGAAATGCCAATGTGGTCCTTTGTGAACGCGGTATCCGTACCTTTGAAAAAGCCACCAGGAATACTCTGGACTTAAGTGCGGTGCCCGTCCTCAAGGCCAAGACTCATCTGCCGGTCATCGTAGATCCCAGCCATGCGACGGGAGTCCGCGCTTACGTAGCTCCTCTTTCAAAGGCTGCCATCGCGGCGGGAGCCGACGGCCTGATGATAGAAGTACACCCCTGTCCGGAATGTGCTCTCTCCGACGGCCCTCAGTCTCTGACCTTCGAGGATTTCGAGCAGCTCTGCGACAATCTTGATCCCTACGCCAAACTGGCAGGAAGGATGTTTCGATGA
- a CDS encoding prephenate dehydrogenase — protein sequence MNNLTLGFIGLGLIGGSIAKGFKRADQNHHIMAYARHRSTLDAALRDGTIDEALDGVDENLSRCDYIFLCTPVSYNEEYLTAIRPYLRKDAILTDVGSVKTNIHEAVEKMGLEANFIGGHPMAGSEKSGYQYSTDHLVENAYYVITPTPFSPPEKVEELRRLALSLSALPLILDYRQHDYIVAGISHLPHLIASSLVNLVKDKDTPEQTMKLVAAGGFKDITRIASSSPVMWQQICATNRENIQAILGDYIASLEQVRTAVAGGDDEAVYDLFDTSREYRNSIPDRSSGPIKKEYSLYCDIVDESGAIATIATILAAHQISIKNIGIIHNREFEEGVLKIEFYEEDASLRAVDLLTQCRYTVYHR from the coding sequence ATGAATAATCTGACATTAGGCTTCATCGGTCTGGGCCTTATCGGCGGCTCCATTGCCAAGGGCTTCAAACGCGCTGACCAGAATCACCATATCATGGCTTACGCCCGCCACCGCTCCACTTTAGACGCTGCGCTGCGGGACGGGACCATCGACGAAGCTTTGGACGGCGTGGATGAAAACCTTTCAAGATGTGACTACATTTTTCTGTGTACTCCGGTTTCTTATAACGAAGAATACCTGACAGCCATCCGGCCCTATCTCAGGAAAGATGCCATCCTCACCGATGTGGGCAGCGTAAAGACAAATATTCATGAAGCGGTTGAGAAAATGGGTCTGGAGGCCAATTTCATCGGCGGCCATCCCATGGCCGGTTCCGAAAAAAGCGGCTATCAGTATTCCACCGACCATCTGGTGGAAAACGCCTATTATGTGATCACACCCACGCCTTTTTCTCCGCCGGAAAAGGTGGAAGAGCTTCGCCGGCTGGCGCTGTCGCTGTCGGCCCTTCCCCTGATCTTAGATTACCGGCAGCACGATTATATCGTCGCCGGCATCAGTCATCTGCCGCACCTCATCGCCTCCAGCCTGGTTAATCTGGTAAAGGATAAAGATACGCCGGAACAGACAATGAAGCTGGTGGCCGCCGGAGGCTTCAAGGACATCACAAGAATCGCCTCCTCTTCTCCTGTCATGTGGCAGCAGATCTGTGCAACCAACCGGGAGAATATCCAGGCCATCCTTGGAGACTATATCGCTTCCTTAGAGCAGGTGCGTACAGCAGTAGCCGGTGGCGATGACGAAGCCGTATACGATTTATTTGACACCTCCAGAGAATACAGGAATTCCATACCGGACCGTTCTTCCGGCCCGATCAAAAAGGAATACTCTCTGTATTGCGACATCGTGGATGAATCAGGAGCAATCGCCACCATCGCCACCATTCTGGCAGCCCATCAGATCAGCATCAAGAACATAGGGATCATACACAACCGTGAGTTTGAGGAAGGCGTCCTTAAAATAGAATTTTATGAGGAAGACGCTTCTTTAAGAGCGGTCGATCTGCTGACTCAATGCCGCTATACCGTGTATCACAGGTAA